The Psychrobacillus sp. FSL K6-4046 DNA window ATGCGTATGTAACAGGGATTCCTTGTTTTACATAAGTAGCTATTGTTCCAGAAACTCCAAAAGCCTCGTCATCTGGGTGAGGGAATACGACCAACACAGATCGTTCCATTGGTAAAGTCATTTTTCTTCCTCCTTAATATGTAAACGGTGTTTTGCTAATTTCAAGTGCGACTGCAAGCTTTCCACTTTGATCGTGACCAGCCATTAATAATCTACCATGCTCATCTAATTCATAATGTGTAATACCTTGAGCATATACCCATCCATGAGGGAGCTTTAAACCTACACGATGAGGAGCTTCTCCAGCTACCTTACCAAGC harbors:
- a CDS encoding YojF family protein — its product is MEIVNKEQLQELLNSFANEDVYIHLETTNGAYATHFNENVFNAGAFIRNVVIRYELGKVAGEAPHRVGLKLPHGWVYAQGITHYELDEHGRLLMAGHDQSGKLAVALEISKTPFTY